In Arthrobacter sp. UKPF54-2, the following are encoded in one genomic region:
- a CDS encoding serine protease has product MRTPKTLATSLLSLSAAALLAVCAAGTASATPAPAAQDRDTPLVASQSVDGAQAAEYWTPERMKSAIPGDVLANKALARGNKSSAATVEKGSSTQISGKAARGKTTLHADESPVANIGKVFFTMGGSNYVCSGNSVTASNKSTVSTAGHCVNEGPGAFATNFVFVPAYLNGAAPYGKWAAKALYTTPQWSSTGDMQYDTGFAVVSPLNGQNLSDVVGSSGVQFNAARGLTYKSYGYPAASPFDGQSLVSCTGPASNDPNNPQFNAQGIPCDMTGGSSGGPWFIGTSSSGYQNSINSYGYGTRSTVMYGPYWGSVIQQAYTTAAAS; this is encoded by the coding sequence ATGAGAACACCCAAGACTCTGGCCACCAGCCTCCTTAGCCTCTCCGCCGCCGCACTCCTTGCGGTCTGCGCGGCCGGCACGGCGTCGGCCACACCGGCCCCCGCTGCACAGGACAGGGATACCCCGCTGGTGGCCAGCCAGTCCGTCGACGGCGCCCAGGCCGCTGAGTACTGGACGCCCGAGCGCATGAAGTCGGCGATCCCGGGCGATGTCTTGGCGAACAAGGCGCTGGCCCGCGGCAACAAGTCCTCCGCGGCCACCGTGGAGAAGGGCTCCAGCACGCAGATCTCCGGCAAGGCCGCGCGGGGCAAGACCACCCTGCACGCTGACGAGTCGCCGGTCGCCAACATCGGCAAGGTGTTCTTCACCATGGGCGGCAGCAACTACGTCTGCTCCGGCAACTCTGTGACGGCAAGCAACAAGAGCACCGTCTCGACCGCCGGCCACTGCGTCAATGAGGGCCCCGGGGCGTTTGCCACGAACTTCGTCTTCGTCCCGGCCTACCTCAACGGCGCCGCCCCGTACGGCAAATGGGCGGCCAAGGCTCTCTACACCACGCCGCAGTGGAGCTCGACCGGTGACATGCAGTACGACACGGGCTTCGCCGTCGTCTCCCCGCTGAACGGGCAGAACCTGTCCGACGTCGTCGGATCCTCCGGCGTCCAGTTCAACGCAGCACGGGGCCTGACCTACAAGTCCTACGGCTACCCGGCCGCGTCACCGTTCGACGGCCAGTCCCTGGTGAGCTGCACCGGCCCGGCCTCCAACGACCCGAACAACCCGCAGTTCAACGCCCAGGGCATCCCCTGCGACATGACCGGCGGGTCCTCCGGCGGGCCCTGGTTCATTGGCACCAGCTCCTCCGGCTACCAGAACTCCATCAACAGCTACGGCTACGGCACCCGCTCCACCGTGATGTACGGCCCGTACTGGGGTTCGGTCATCCAGCAGGCCTACACGACCGCCGCAGCTTCCTAA
- a CDS encoding sugar-binding protein → MQLIGKAGKAAAIAAIAALALTACGRSDSGTSGGASGGGEAFPKNSSIGVALPQKTSENWVLAEKLFNDGLSGAGFKADVQFANGGVSEQQNQISAMVTKGAKVIIVGAIDGAQLGTQLKQAKDAGATIIAYDRLLLNTENVDYYVAYDNFKVGVLQGQALLDGMKAKKPTGPYNIELFAGSPDDANAKVFFDGAMSVLKPKIDDGTLKVVSGQTSFEQAVTQGWKAENAQRRADTLLTGSYGSATLDGVLSPNDTLARAVLTSVKAAGKPLPVITGQDSEVESVKSILAGEQYSTINKDTRKLVEHAITMVKDIQAGKKPEINDDKSYNNKVKTVPAFLLAPVIVTKENVKTAYVDDPVLGPLTK, encoded by the coding sequence ATGCAACTGATTGGTAAAGCAGGAAAGGCAGCAGCGATCGCTGCTATTGCGGCACTGGCGCTGACAGCCTGCGGCCGTTCCGACAGCGGGACTTCCGGCGGCGCTAGCGGCGGCGGCGAGGCGTTCCCCAAGAACTCCTCGATCGGCGTCGCGCTCCCCCAGAAGACCAGTGAAAACTGGGTGCTGGCAGAGAAGCTGTTCAACGATGGCCTCAGTGGTGCTGGCTTCAAGGCAGATGTGCAGTTCGCCAACGGCGGCGTCTCGGAGCAGCAGAACCAGATCAGCGCCATGGTCACCAAGGGTGCCAAGGTCATCATCGTGGGTGCAATCGACGGCGCCCAGCTGGGTACCCAGCTCAAGCAGGCCAAGGACGCCGGCGCTACCATCATCGCGTACGACCGTCTGCTCCTGAACACCGAGAACGTCGACTACTACGTCGCCTACGACAACTTCAAGGTCGGCGTGCTGCAGGGCCAGGCCCTGCTGGACGGCATGAAGGCCAAGAAGCCGACGGGCCCGTACAACATCGAGCTGTTCGCCGGCTCCCCCGATGACGCCAACGCGAAGGTCTTCTTTGACGGCGCCATGAGCGTCCTGAAGCCGAAGATCGACGACGGCACCCTCAAGGTCGTCTCCGGCCAGACCTCCTTCGAGCAGGCTGTTACCCAGGGCTGGAAGGCTGAGAACGCCCAGCGCCGTGCCGACACCCTGCTGACCGGCAGCTACGGCAGCGCCACGCTTGACGGCGTGCTCTCCCCGAACGACACGCTGGCCCGCGCGGTCCTGACCTCGGTGAAGGCCGCAGGCAAGCCGCTGCCGGTCATCACGGGCCAGGACTCCGAGGTTGAGTCGGTCAAGTCGATCCTCGCCGGTGAGCAGTACTCCACCATCAACAAGGACACCCGCAAGCTCGTTGAGCACGCGATCACCATGGTCAAGGACATCCAGGCGGGCAAGAAGCCTGAGATCAACGACGACAAGTCCTACAACAACAAGGTCAAGACCGTTCCCGCGTTCCTGCTGGCGCCGGTCATCGTGACCAAGGAAAACGTTAAGACGGCCTACGTCGACGATCCGGTACTCGGACCGCTGACCAAGTAG
- a CDS encoding NADP-dependent isocitrate dehydrogenase produces the protein MAKIIYTHTDEAPMLATYSFLPIIEAFASTAGVEVETRDISLAGRIIAVFGDYLTEEQRVSDALAELGELAKTPEANIIKLPNISASVPQLKAAIAELQGQGYALPDYPDNPASDEETDIRSRYDKIKGSAVNPVLREGNSDRRAPLSVKNYARQNPHSMGAWTPESKTNVAHMDSDDFRSNEKSVVIEADTNLKIQLVKEDGTVKVLKRAFPVLAGEVIDGTVMRAAALDSFLAAQVARAKEEGVLFSAHLKATMMKVSDPIIFGHVVKAYFSELFATYGEQIAAAGLSPNNGLASILNGLEDLPEEIRGDVEAAIQKGLNDGPELAMVDSDKGITNLHVPSDVIVDASMPAMIRSSGHMWGRDGQEADTLAVLPDSSYAGIYQVVIDDCRANGAFDPRTMGTVPNVGLMAQAAEEYGSHDKTFEIQSAGTVQVVDDAGTVLIEHQVAPGDIWRACQTKDVPIRDWVKLAVTRARASATPAVFWLDKSRAHDARMIAKVEEYLKDHDTEGLQLEIMSPDEATAFTLARLRKGEDTISVTGNVLRDYLTDLFPILELGTSAKMLSIVPLINGGGLFETGAGGSAPKHVQQLLKENHLRWDSLGEFLALAVSFEHLATSTGNARAQVLADTLDRATGTFLLEDKSPKRKAGELDNRGSHYYLAKFWADELARQSDDAELAAAFAAVSDALGSNEETIVGELLSVQGSPVDIGGYYRPDEAKVSAVMRPSAKFSEVLSLLG, from the coding sequence ATGGCCAAGATTATCTATACCCACACCGACGAAGCGCCGATGCTGGCCACCTATTCGTTCTTGCCGATCATCGAGGCGTTCGCTTCGACGGCCGGTGTGGAAGTGGAGACCCGCGACATTTCGCTAGCCGGCCGCATCATCGCCGTCTTCGGCGACTACCTCACCGAAGAACAGCGCGTCAGCGATGCCCTGGCGGAACTAGGCGAGCTCGCCAAGACGCCCGAGGCGAACATCATTAAGCTGCCCAACATCAGTGCCTCCGTGCCGCAGCTGAAGGCCGCCATTGCCGAACTGCAGGGCCAGGGCTACGCGCTGCCGGACTACCCGGACAACCCCGCCTCGGATGAGGAGACGGACATCCGCTCCCGCTACGACAAGATCAAGGGCTCCGCCGTAAACCCGGTGCTCCGCGAGGGCAACTCCGACCGCCGCGCGCCGCTCTCGGTCAAGAACTACGCCCGCCAGAACCCGCACAGCATGGGCGCCTGGACCCCGGAGTCCAAGACCAACGTGGCCCACATGGATTCCGACGACTTCCGCTCCAACGAGAAGTCCGTGGTGATCGAGGCCGACACGAACCTCAAGATCCAGCTGGTCAAGGAAGACGGCACGGTCAAGGTCCTCAAGCGCGCCTTCCCCGTGCTCGCCGGCGAGGTCATCGACGGCACCGTGATGCGCGCCGCCGCCCTGGATTCCTTCCTCGCCGCCCAGGTCGCCCGCGCCAAGGAAGAGGGTGTGCTCTTCTCCGCGCACCTGAAGGCCACCATGATGAAGGTCTCCGACCCGATCATCTTCGGCCACGTCGTCAAGGCCTACTTCTCCGAGCTCTTCGCCACCTACGGCGAGCAGATCGCCGCAGCGGGCTTGAGCCCCAACAACGGCCTGGCCTCCATCCTCAACGGCCTTGAAGACCTGCCCGAGGAAATCCGCGGCGACGTCGAGGCAGCCATCCAGAAGGGCCTCAACGACGGCCCCGAGCTGGCCATGGTCGACTCGGACAAGGGCATCACCAACCTGCACGTGCCCTCCGACGTCATCGTCGACGCCTCCATGCCGGCCATGATCCGCAGCTCCGGCCACATGTGGGGCCGCGACGGCCAGGAAGCCGACACCCTCGCCGTCCTCCCGGACAGCAGCTACGCTGGCATCTACCAGGTCGTCATCGACGACTGCCGCGCCAACGGCGCCTTCGACCCGAGGACCATGGGCACCGTCCCGAACGTCGGCCTGATGGCGCAGGCGGCCGAGGAATACGGCAGCCACGACAAGACCTTTGAGATCCAGTCCGCCGGCACCGTCCAGGTGGTCGACGACGCCGGCACCGTCCTGATCGAGCACCAGGTCGCCCCGGGCGACATCTGGCGCGCCTGCCAGACCAAGGACGTGCCGATCCGCGATTGGGTCAAGCTGGCCGTCACCCGCGCCCGCGCTTCCGCCACCCCGGCCGTCTTCTGGCTGGACAAGAGCCGCGCGCACGACGCCCGGATGATCGCCAAGGTCGAGGAATACCTCAAGGACCACGACACCGAGGGCCTGCAGCTGGAAATCATGTCCCCGGATGAGGCCACGGCCTTCACCCTGGCACGCCTGCGCAAGGGCGAGGACACCATCTCGGTCACCGGCAACGTGCTCCGCGACTACCTCACGGACCTGTTCCCCATCCTCGAACTCGGCACCAGCGCCAAGATGCTTTCGATCGTCCCGCTGATCAACGGCGGCGGCCTGTTCGAGACCGGCGCCGGTGGCTCGGCCCCGAAGCACGTCCAGCAGCTGCTGAAGGAAAACCACCTGCGTTGGGACAGCCTGGGCGAGTTCCTGGCCCTGGCCGTGAGCTTCGAGCACCTCGCCACCTCCACGGGCAACGCCCGCGCGCAGGTCCTGGCCGACACCCTGGACCGCGCCACCGGCACGTTCCTGCTCGAGGACAAGTCCCCGAAGCGCAAGGCGGGCGAGCTGGACAACCGCGGCAGCCACTACTATCTCGCAAAGTTCTGGGCCGACGAGCTGGCACGCCAGAGCGACGACGCCGAGCTGGCCGCGGCCTTCGCCGCAGTCTCCGACGCGCTGGGTTCCAACGAGGAGACGATCGTCGGCGAGCTGCTGTCGGTGCAGGGCTCCCCGGTCGACATCGGCGGCTACTACCGTCCGGACGAAGCCAAGGTCTCCGCCGTGATGCGGCCCTCGGCCAAGTTCAGCGAAGTGCTCTCCCTGCTCGGCTAG
- a CDS encoding mucin-associated surface protein, protein MTGTNTRHRSPALAGPLLTALLVAGLLAGCAGPAPELDGAAATQLQSQVLAVTEAAAAEDSPGALKALDDLMTKLDAAAADGKVSFKRHQSIKASVDAVRTDLNAKVAQQQAAAAEAAKAAAAAQAAAQEAAAKAAADQAAAAQAAQAPAPAPAEKSKAKGKGKGD, encoded by the coding sequence ATGACCGGCACCAACACACGACACCGGAGCCCGGCCCTGGCCGGCCCCCTGCTGACGGCCCTGCTGGTCGCGGGCTTGCTCGCCGGCTGTGCTGGGCCGGCGCCCGAACTGGACGGCGCGGCAGCAACGCAGCTTCAGTCCCAGGTCCTCGCCGTCACCGAGGCCGCGGCCGCCGAGGACTCCCCCGGCGCGCTCAAGGCGCTGGACGATCTGATGACCAAGCTCGACGCGGCCGCGGCGGACGGAAAGGTGTCCTTCAAGCGGCACCAGAGCATCAAGGCCTCCGTCGATGCTGTCCGCACCGACCTCAACGCCAAGGTGGCACAACAGCAGGCGGCTGCGGCCGAGGCCGCGAAGGCCGCCGCGGCAGCCCAGGCCGCTGCCCAGGAAGCCGCGGCGAAGGCGGCAGCAGACCAGGCGGCCGCGGCCCAGGCGGCGCAGGCACCGGCTCCTGCCCCGGCCGAGAAAAGCAAGGCGAAGGGCAAGGGCAAAGGCGACTAG
- a CDS encoding MFS transporter: MNTYTTVPSGEQVVQELPWRWKVQGRIFLIGGLGFMFDAWDVTLNGILIPLLSKHWSLGPGDAAWIGTANLIGMALGAFVWGTIADTIGRKKAFTATLLIFSVFTVLGALSPDFSWFVAFRFLAGFGLGGCIPVDYALVGEFTPRKQRGKVLTAMDGWWPIGAALCGFVSAGLVAAFADWRLTMLIMVLPALLVFWVRRSVPESPLFLIRKGRREEAARVIDDLVAATGAEARVYSLPAPQDAPRLSAGSAWTQLRALWQFNWKITTAAWALFFSILLVYYLSLTWMPRILIGAGFEEYKAFLTTASMAAVGLLGVVVAALLVERTGRKWILAITGPLSALTLVIVAVVVDIPTAAVFWLLVFGFVVQVAIPVLYAYVSELYPTELRGSGFGWASTFSRLGAGFGPLIFAAFLWPERGLATSFALAGALVLVSVLWMAFFAPETKQRRLA; this comes from the coding sequence ATGAATACGTACACCACTGTGCCCAGCGGCGAACAGGTGGTCCAGGAACTGCCGTGGCGGTGGAAGGTCCAGGGCCGGATCTTCCTGATCGGCGGCCTGGGCTTTATGTTCGATGCTTGGGACGTCACGCTCAACGGCATCCTCATTCCGTTGCTGTCCAAGCACTGGTCGCTGGGCCCGGGCGACGCCGCCTGGATCGGCACCGCGAACCTGATCGGCATGGCCCTGGGCGCCTTCGTCTGGGGCACCATCGCGGACACCATCGGCCGCAAGAAGGCCTTCACCGCCACCTTGCTGATCTTTTCGGTCTTTACGGTGCTCGGCGCCCTCTCCCCCGACTTCTCCTGGTTCGTGGCGTTCCGGTTCCTGGCCGGCTTCGGCCTGGGTGGGTGCATTCCGGTGGACTACGCGCTGGTAGGCGAGTTCACGCCCCGCAAGCAGCGCGGCAAGGTCCTCACCGCCATGGACGGCTGGTGGCCGATCGGCGCCGCGCTCTGCGGCTTCGTTTCGGCGGGGCTGGTGGCGGCCTTCGCGGACTGGCGGCTGACCATGCTGATCATGGTGCTGCCCGCGCTGCTGGTGTTCTGGGTCCGCCGCAGTGTTCCGGAGTCGCCGCTGTTCCTGATCCGCAAGGGCCGCCGCGAGGAAGCCGCCCGGGTGATTGACGACCTGGTAGCGGCCACCGGCGCCGAAGCCCGGGTCTACAGCCTGCCCGCACCCCAGGACGCACCCCGGCTCTCCGCCGGCAGCGCCTGGACCCAGCTCCGCGCGCTCTGGCAGTTCAACTGGAAGATCACGACGGCGGCCTGGGCCCTGTTCTTCTCGATCCTGCTGGTCTATTACCTGTCGCTGACTTGGATGCCGCGGATCCTGATCGGCGCCGGCTTCGAGGAGTACAAGGCCTTCCTCACCACGGCGTCGATGGCCGCCGTCGGCCTGCTGGGCGTGGTGGTCGCCGCGCTGCTGGTGGAACGCACCGGCCGCAAGTGGATCCTTGCCATTACCGGCCCGCTGTCCGCCCTGACGCTGGTGATTGTGGCCGTCGTGGTGGACATTCCGACGGCGGCCGTGTTCTGGCTGCTGGTTTTCGGCTTTGTGGTCCAGGTGGCCATCCCGGTGCTCTACGCCTACGTCTCGGAGCTGTACCCGACCGAGTTGCGCGGCTCCGGCTTCGGTTGGGCGTCGACGTTTTCCCGCCTGGGCGCCGGGTTCGGGCCGCTGATCTTCGCCGCCTTCCTGTGGCCCGAACGGGGGCTGGCGACGTCGTTCGCGCTGGCAGGGGCCCTGGTGCTGGTCTCGGTGCTGTGGATGGCCTTCTTCGCCCCGGAAACCAAGCAGCGCCGCC
- a CDS encoding Gfo/Idh/MocA family protein, with the protein MSAPIAKPWLFSQPDQDPRTATGARLRWGVVATGGIAAAVTRDLELLADAELYAVSSRSQAAADAFAADYGFVRAYGDQDGAAGYERLLADDAVDVVYVATPHAQHHAIARAALLAGKHVLCEKALTINAREASELVELARERGLFLMEAMWSRFLPSMQRAFEIAASGEIGEVKWVAADLGFPAPYSPMSRLWAPRDGGGALLDITVYPLLWALGTLGFPQTVSATGWLNDDGVDAQNALTLGYHHGAQAQLTSSLLAHGPRAATVAGSGGFLQSLGSVNNPKELLVRVGFDEPRTERFSVVGRGYSYELREVTRCIQQGLTESPVMPLEDSLNTMRLFDGVRAQLGVSYPNDLH; encoded by the coding sequence ATGTCTGCCCCCATCGCAAAACCGTGGCTCTTCAGCCAGCCGGACCAGGACCCGCGCACCGCCACCGGCGCCAGGCTGCGGTGGGGTGTGGTCGCCACCGGAGGGATCGCGGCGGCGGTGACCCGGGACCTTGAGCTCCTGGCCGACGCGGAGCTGTACGCCGTGAGCTCCCGCAGCCAGGCCGCGGCCGACGCCTTCGCGGCCGACTACGGCTTCGTCCGGGCCTACGGCGACCAGGACGGCGCGGCCGGCTACGAGCGGCTCCTGGCCGACGACGCCGTCGACGTCGTCTATGTCGCCACCCCGCATGCCCAGCACCACGCGATCGCGCGCGCAGCCCTGCTGGCCGGCAAACATGTGCTCTGCGAGAAGGCCCTCACGATCAACGCCCGGGAGGCTTCCGAGCTGGTGGAGCTGGCGCGGGAGCGCGGCCTGTTCCTGATGGAGGCGATGTGGAGCCGGTTCCTGCCCAGCATGCAGCGGGCGTTCGAAATCGCCGCTTCCGGCGAGATCGGCGAGGTCAAGTGGGTCGCGGCAGACCTGGGGTTTCCGGCCCCCTACTCCCCCATGTCCCGGCTCTGGGCACCGCGGGACGGCGGCGGCGCCCTGCTGGACATCACGGTCTACCCCCTGCTGTGGGCGCTGGGGACCCTCGGTTTCCCGCAGACGGTCAGTGCCACCGGCTGGCTCAACGACGACGGCGTGGACGCCCAGAACGCGCTCACCCTCGGCTACCACCACGGCGCCCAGGCCCAGCTCACGTCCTCGCTGCTGGCGCACGGTCCCCGCGCCGCTACGGTGGCCGGCAGCGGCGGCTTCCTGCAGAGCCTGGGGTCGGTCAACAACCCAAAGGAGCTGCTGGTGCGGGTGGGCTTCGACGAGCCGCGCACGGAACGGTTCAGCGTGGTCGGGCGCGGCTACAGCTACGAACTCCGCGAGGTCACCCGTTGCATCCAGCAGGGCCTAACCGAGAGCCCGGTGATGCCGCTGGAGGACTCCCTCAACACAATGCGTCTGTTCGACGGGGTGCGCGCACAGCTGGGAGTGAGCTACCCGAACGACCTGCACTGA
- a CDS encoding SRPBCC family protein produces MATVQESINVNVPLSQAYNQWTQFEEFPLFMSGVDAVRQLDDTTVHFQTSVGGVKRDYDARITSQDPDRQVSWESLDRPRNAGTVRFSELGPAETRVDVELSWEPGSAAEKIGAAVGLDSRQVGADLQRFKTFIEGRDFETGVWRERVSNAEVDGQVPAAPLLTDTGYDVVGPGASLNTDPDMATEPAFDAVTAERRDRRASDR; encoded by the coding sequence ATGGCAACAGTCCAGGAATCCATCAATGTGAACGTTCCCCTGAGCCAGGCCTACAACCAGTGGACCCAGTTCGAAGAGTTCCCGCTCTTTATGAGCGGGGTCGACGCCGTCCGGCAACTCGATGACACCACCGTCCACTTCCAGACCAGCGTCGGTGGAGTCAAACGCGACTACGACGCCCGGATCACCAGCCAGGACCCCGACCGGCAAGTGTCATGGGAGAGCCTCGACCGCCCCCGCAACGCCGGGACGGTGCGGTTCTCGGAGCTTGGGCCGGCGGAAACCCGGGTCGACGTCGAACTCAGCTGGGAGCCGGGCTCCGCGGCTGAAAAGATCGGCGCGGCGGTGGGCCTCGACTCCCGGCAGGTCGGGGCGGACCTGCAGCGGTTCAAGACTTTCATCGAGGGCCGCGACTTCGAAACGGGGGTCTGGCGCGAGCGCGTGAGCAACGCGGAGGTGGACGGGCAGGTGCCCGCGGCGCCGCTGCTGACGGACACCGGCTACGACGTCGTCGGCCCCGGCGCGTCGCTGAACACCGATCCGGACATGGCCACCGAGCCGGCCTTCGACGCCGTCACCGCCGAACGACGGGACCGCCGGGCTTCCGACCGCTGA
- a CDS encoding serine/threonine-protein kinase, which yields MVDASPSEVTTEILSGRYRLGEVVGRGGMASVYSARDENLGRDVALKLFAPQSADADELKRQQAEIELLATLNHPSLVTLFDAGTDTRIPEEPRPFLTMELVEGQDLRSRIRHSPVPLDELAVIGAGLADALAYVHSLGIIHRDIKPANVLLVQVRPGEPLRPKLTDFGIARIVDGTRLTATGTMVGTAAYLSPEQARGADMGPASDIYSLGLVLLECIKGSVEYPGSAVESAVARLHRAPVIPDSVPAEWAALIRAMTALDPLDRPAAAELESALRQALISPDSLPGQLAEDRTRVLPAPPARPPRSAQDTGSGTAPSTARIAAQEAAGAVPGVEAHTRPQYALTPDVPAARRPGGRGALSRGLAGFRAARPRTRVAVVLALVALLAAAVIATAILAAPKPAPAVVPYPAVTGDLGEHLKQLQKSVQP from the coding sequence ATCGTGGACGCTTCGCCCAGCGAGGTCACGACTGAGATTTTGAGCGGCCGCTACCGGCTCGGTGAAGTGGTGGGCCGGGGCGGCATGGCGTCCGTGTACTCGGCCCGGGACGAGAACCTGGGCCGCGACGTAGCGCTCAAGCTGTTCGCTCCGCAGTCCGCCGATGCCGACGAGCTCAAGCGCCAGCAGGCCGAGATCGAACTACTGGCCACGTTGAACCACCCGAGCCTGGTCACGCTGTTCGACGCCGGCACGGACACGCGGATTCCGGAGGAACCGCGGCCCTTCCTGACCATGGAACTGGTGGAGGGGCAGGACCTCCGGAGCCGGATTCGGCACAGCCCCGTGCCGCTCGACGAACTTGCCGTCATCGGAGCGGGGCTTGCGGATGCCCTCGCCTACGTCCACTCCCTCGGCATCATCCACCGCGACATCAAGCCGGCCAATGTCCTGCTGGTTCAGGTGCGGCCCGGCGAGCCGCTGCGGCCGAAGCTGACCGACTTCGGCATTGCCAGGATCGTGGACGGGACCCGGCTCACCGCCACCGGAACCATGGTGGGAACCGCGGCCTACCTGAGCCCCGAGCAGGCGCGCGGCGCGGATATGGGTCCGGCCAGCGACATCTACTCCCTCGGCCTCGTGCTGCTGGAGTGCATCAAGGGATCCGTCGAATACCCGGGCAGCGCCGTCGAATCCGCGGTGGCCCGGCTGCACCGCGCGCCCGTCATCCCGGACAGCGTTCCCGCGGAGTGGGCCGCGCTCATCCGCGCAATGACGGCACTGGACCCCCTGGACCGCCCGGCGGCCGCCGAACTGGAATCGGCGCTTCGGCAGGCGCTGATCTCCCCCGACTCGCTGCCGGGTCAGCTGGCCGAAGACCGCACCCGCGTGCTGCCCGCACCGCCGGCCAGGCCCCCGCGCTCGGCGCAGGACACGGGGTCGGGAACCGCACCGAGCACGGCCCGGATCGCAGCGCAGGAGGCGGCCGGCGCCGTTCCCGGCGTCGAGGCGCACACGCGCCCGCAATACGCGCTCACCCCCGACGTGCCGGCAGCTCGCCGTCCAGGCGGCCGGGGTGCCTTGTCCCGCGGGCTCGCCGGGTTCCGCGCCGCCCGGCCCAGGACCAGGGTCGCCGTCGTCCTGGCCCTGGTCGCACTGCTTGCGGCGGCCGTGATCGCCACCGCCATTCTCGCCGCACCGAAGCCGGCGCCCGCCGTCGTTCCCTATCCGGCCGTCACCGGCGACCTCGGCGAACACCTGAAACAGCTGCAGAAGAGTGTGCAACCATGA
- the purH gene encoding bifunctional phosphoribosylaminoimidazolecarboxamide formyltransferase/IMP cyclohydrolase, which yields MSFTQLERVSIDRVPIRRALISVYDKTGLEELAKGLHEAGVKIVSTGSTAKKIAAAGIPVQEVEEVTGSPEMLDGRVKTLHPRVHGGILADRRVPDHMKTLEDMDIEPFDLVVVNLYPFVETVKSGAAQDDVVEQIDIGGPAMVRSAAKNHAAVAIVVDPASYGSVVEAASSGGFDLKTRRRLAAKAFAHTASYDTAVATWTASQFLDEDGDGVIDWPAYAGLALERSEVLRYGENPHQQAALYVDKAAPAGIAQADQLHGKAMSYNNFVDADAALRAAFDFAEPAVAIIKHANPCGVAVGSADAADPIADAHAKAHACDPVSAFGGVIAANRPVTAGMARTVAGIFTEVVIAPGFEDEAVEILSKKKNIRLLTLPEGYGRYPTEFRQVSGGMLVQATDKVDAEGDNPANWTLAAGEAADEATLADLAFAWTACRAAKSNAILLAADGAAVGIGMGQVNRLDSCRLAVERANTLGVTVESDVDGAGGASNADSTGAPERARGAVAASDAFFPFADGLQILIDAGVRAVVQPGGSVRDEEVIAAANAAGITMYFTGARHFFH from the coding sequence GTGAGCTTTACGCAGCTTGAACGTGTATCCATCGACCGAGTTCCCATCCGCCGGGCCCTCATTTCGGTCTACGACAAGACCGGTCTGGAGGAACTCGCGAAGGGCCTGCACGAAGCCGGCGTCAAGATCGTCTCCACGGGCTCCACCGCCAAGAAGATCGCCGCCGCCGGGATCCCGGTGCAGGAAGTCGAGGAAGTCACCGGCTCCCCGGAAATGCTGGACGGCCGCGTCAAGACCCTGCACCCGCGTGTGCACGGCGGCATCCTCGCCGACCGCCGGGTCCCGGACCACATGAAGACCCTCGAGGACATGGACATCGAGCCCTTCGACCTCGTGGTCGTGAATCTCTACCCGTTCGTGGAGACGGTGAAGTCCGGCGCCGCGCAGGACGACGTCGTCGAGCAGATCGACATCGGCGGCCCCGCGATGGTTCGCTCCGCCGCGAAGAACCACGCCGCCGTCGCGATTGTGGTGGACCCGGCCTCCTACGGTTCCGTGGTGGAGGCGGCCTCCTCCGGGGGGTTCGACCTGAAGACCCGGCGCCGGCTCGCCGCCAAGGCGTTCGCGCACACCGCGTCCTACGACACCGCCGTGGCCACCTGGACCGCCAGCCAGTTCCTCGACGAGGACGGCGACGGCGTGATCGATTGGCCCGCCTACGCCGGCCTGGCCCTGGAGCGCTCCGAGGTGCTGCGCTACGGCGAAAACCCGCACCAGCAGGCTGCCCTCTACGTGGACAAGGCCGCCCCGGCCGGCATCGCCCAGGCCGACCAGCTGCACGGCAAGGCGATGAGCTACAACAACTTCGTCGACGCCGACGCCGCCCTGCGCGCCGCGTTCGACTTCGCCGAGCCCGCCGTTGCGATCATCAAGCACGCCAACCCCTGCGGCGTGGCCGTGGGCTCCGCCGACGCGGCGGACCCGATCGCCGACGCCCACGCCAAGGCCCACGCCTGCGACCCGGTCTCCGCGTTCGGCGGCGTGATCGCGGCCAACCGCCCCGTCACCGCCGGCATGGCCCGGACCGTCGCCGGCATCTTCACCGAGGTGGTCATCGCCCCCGGCTTCGAGGACGAGGCCGTGGAAATCCTGTCCAAGAAGAAGAACATCCGCCTGCTGACGCTGCCCGAAGGCTACGGCCGCTACCCGACCGAATTCCGCCAGGTCTCGGGCGGCATGCTGGTCCAGGCCACGGACAAGGTGGACGCCGAGGGCGACAACCCGGCCAACTGGACGCTCGCTGCGGGCGAGGCCGCCGACGAGGCCACCCTGGCGGACCTCGCCTTCGCCTGGACCGCGTGCCGCGCAGCCAAGTCCAACGCGATCCTGCTGGCCGCGGATGGGGCCGCCGTGGGCATCGGCATGGGCCAGGTCAACCGGCTCGACTCCTGCCGGCTCGCCGTCGAGCGCGCCAACACCCTGGGCGTCACCGTGGAGTCCGACGTCGACGGTGCCGGCGGGGCGTCCAACGCTGATTCAACCGGGGCGCCGGAACGTGCCCGCGGCGCCGTGGCGGCCTCGGACGCGTTCTTCCCGTTCGCCGACGGCCTGCAGATCCTGATCGACGCTGGGGTCCGCGCCGTCGTGCAGCCTGGTGGATCCGTCCGCGACGAGGAGGTCATCGCCGCCGCCAACGCCGCCGGGATCACGATGTACTTCACCGGGGCACGGCACTTCTTCCACTAG